In Erigeron canadensis isolate Cc75 chromosome 6, C_canadensis_v1, whole genome shotgun sequence, the following are encoded in one genomic region:
- the LOC122602985 gene encoding MADS-box protein JOINTLESS-like, with the protein MMAREKVQIKKIDNATARRVTFSKRRRGLFKKAEELSVLCDADVAVILFSSNDKLFHYSSSSMEVVLERRSLHSKNLEKLNQPSLELQLVEDANYANLSKEVAERTLQLRQLRGEELQGLSIEELHHLERLLESGLSRVVAKKGEVILNEINHLQEKEVKLMEENDKLRQELLMISNSWKQPIGDSGGDDGESSDQSTDICNPDGPPQDYESSGTSLKLGLPYSG; encoded by the exons ATGATGGCTAGGGAAAAAGTTcagattaaaaaaattgataatgcTACAGCAAGAAGAGTGACCTTCTCTAAAAGAAGAAGAGGGTTGTTTAAGAAAGCTGAAGAGCTTTCTGTGCTTTGTGATGCTGATGTTGCTGTTATTCTCTTCTCTTCCAATGATAAGCTCTTTCATTATTCTAGCTCAAG TATGGAAGTAGTACTTGAAAGGCGTAGCTTGCACTCTAAGAATCTTGAGAAGTTAAACCAACCTTCTCTCGAGTTGCAG CTGGTTGAAGACGCCAACTATGCCAACTTAAGCAAAGAAGTTGCAGAAAGAACCCTTCAGCTAAG GCAGTTGAGAGGTGAGGAGCTGCAGGGTTTAAGTATTGAAGAGCTGCACCACCTTGAGAGGTTGCTTGAATCTGGATTGAGCCGTGTTGTAGCCAAAAAG GGCGAGGTGATTTTGAACGAGATTAATCATCTTCAAGAGAAG GAAGTGAAGCTCATGGAGGAGAACGACAAACTAAGACAAGAA CTTTTGATGATATCTAATTCTTGGAAGCAACCAATTGGTGATTCCGGTGGTGATGATGGTGAGTCATCTGATCAATCTACCGATATCTGCAACCCTGATGGTCCTCCACAAGATTACGAAAGCTCCGGTACATCTCTCAAATTGGG GTTGCCTTACTCTGGGTGA
- the LOC122604600 gene encoding uncharacterized protein LOC122604600, whose protein sequence is MDPNRIRKPNNDPKMLLRLSEHFLQRRHFSDCHIYATQVQEIDPHFPGVNQILAVAAVLHAAATPTTGNLTDWYKILQLERYTNNSELITEKFNKLYDLLNPSKNEFPFSDEAFDVVCDAWFLLSNSVKKLEFDENLLKNASGVWTICPYCYYVYEYDKEYLDCCLECENDKCGKAFTCVEIGRPPVEVLRAGEYLCGGFLLGKGTEGGWNPFLCKGVARDGNECEFVEISSDEGKVKVEDEVCKKKVNGRRLKSVAKRTKKVTGLGKKVRKETKSEDDSCEDVEGTVNVDGLDFCDGGDDVLVSVVQKDQGWTVVVQE, encoded by the coding sequence ATGGATCCTAACAGGATCCGAAAACCCAACAACGACCCGAAAATGCTCCTGCGTCTCTCCGAACATTTTCTGCAGCGCCGTCATTTCTCCGACTGCCACATATACGCGACCCAAGTTCAAGAAATCGACCCCCATTTCCCGGGGGTCAACCAAATCCTCGCCGTCGCCGCCGTCCTTCACGCCGCCGCAACACCCACCACCGGAAACTTAACGGACTGGTACAAAATCTTGCAACTTGAACGGTACACAAATAACTCTGAATTAATTActgaaaaatttaataaattgtaTGATTTATTAAACCCATCAAAAAACGAATTCCCATTTTCTGATGAAGCTTTTGATGTTGTTTGTGATGCTTGGTTTTTGTTATCGAATTCTGTTAAGAAATTAGAATTTGATGAAAATTTGTTGAAAAATGCTAGTGGGGTTTGGACTATTTGTCCGTACTGTTATTATGTGTATGAGTATGATAAGGAGTATTTAGATTGCTGTTTAGAGTGTGAGAATGATAAATGTGGGAAAGCGTTTACGTGTGTCGAAATCGGTAGGCCCCCGGTCGAGGTTTTGAGGGCGGGGGAGTATTTGTGTGGAGGGTTTTTGTTGGGTAAGGGGACGGAAGGCGGGTGGAATCCGTTTTTGTGTAAGGGAGTGGCGCGGGACGGGAATGAGTGTGAGTTTGTGGAAATATCGAGTGATGAAGGGAAGGTGAAAGTGGAGGATGAAGTGTGTAAGAAGAAGGTGAACGGGAGAAGGTTGAAGTCGGTGGCTAAGAGGACGAAGAAAGTTACCGGTTTGGGGAAAAAAGTGAGGAAAGAAACGAAAAGTGAGGATGATAGTTGCGAGGATGTTGAAGGAACGGTGAATGTTGACGGATTGGATTTTTGTGATGGTGGTGACGATGTTCTTGTTAGTGTAGTGCAGAAGGATCAAGGATGGACGGTGGTGGTGCAAGAGTGA
- the LOC122603795 gene encoding guanosine nucleotide diphosphate dissociation inhibitor At5g09550-like, translating to MDEEYDVIVLGTGLKECILSGLLSVDGLKVLHMDRNDYYGGESTSLNLKQLWKRFKGDDEPPEELGSSKDYNVDMVPKFMMANGTLVRVLIHTNVTKYLNFKAVDGSYVYNKGKVHKVPATDVEALKSPLMGLFEKRRARKFFIYVQDYDDSDPKSHEGMDVTKVPARDLISKKYGLDDNTVDFIGHALALYRNDSYLDQPAIDVIKRVKLYAESLARFAGGSPYIYPLYGLGELPQAFARLSAVYGGTYMLNKPECKVEFEDGKVVGVTSEGETAKCKKVVCDPSYLPDKVKKVGKVARAICIMSHPIPSTNEAHSTQVILPQKQLGRNSDMYLFCCSYSHNVAPKGKFIAFVTTEAETDNPETELKPGIDLLGPVDQIFFDTYDRYEPTNDAAEDNCYISASYDATTHFESTVEDVIAMYSKITGKTLDLSVDLSAASASNEE from the exons ATGGATGAAGAATACGACGTCATAGTTCTTGGTACCGGTCTCAAGGAATGCATCCTCAGCGGTCTCCTCTCTGTCGATGGCCTCAAA GTACTACACATGGATAGAAATGATTACTATGGAGGAGAGTCAACTTCCCTTAACCTAAAGCAG CTTTGGAAACGATTCAAGGGTGACGATGAGCCTCCTGAAGAACTAGGCTCAAGCAAAGACTACAATGTTGATATGGTCCCTAAG TTCATGATGGCTAACGGTACCTTAGTTCGTGTTCTAATTCACACTAATGTCACAAAATACCTTAATTTCAAGGCTGTTGATGGCAGTTACGTGTACAacaaaggaaag GTTCACAAAGTACCAGCAACTGACGTGGAAGCACTTAAATCTCCTCTCATGGGATTATTCGAAAAGCGTCGTGCTAGGAAGTTTTTCATCTATGTTCAGGACTACGATGATAGTGATCCTAAATCACATGAAGGGATGGATGTCACCAAAGTACCAGCAAGAGATCTTATCTC CAAAAAATATGGACTGGACGATAATACAGTAGATTTCATTGGGCATGCGTTAGCACTCTATAGGAACGACAGTTATTTGGACCAGCCAGCTATAGATGTTATCAAGAGAGTTAAG CTTTATGCAGAGTCATTAGCTCGCTTTGCAGGAGGTTCCCCATATATCTATCCCCTATATGGACTAGGAGAATTGCCTCAG GCATTTGCTCGCCTGAGTGCGGTTTATGGAGGCACCTACATGCTTAACAAACCAGAATGCAAG GTAGAGTTTGAAGATGGAAAAGTAGTCGGTGTGACATCAGAAGGAGAAACGGCCAAATGCAAAAAAGTAGTATGTGATCCATCATATCTGCCTGACAAG GTAAAGAAAGTTGGTAAAGTAGCTCGTGCTATATGCATCATGAGCCATCCAATCCCAAGTACAAATGAAGCTCATTCAACTCAAGTTATTCTCCCCCAGAAACAACTGGGCCGCAATTCTGATAT GTATCTGTTCTGCTGCTCATATTCTCACAATGTAGCCCCCAAAGGCAAATTTATTGCTTTTGTGACGACAGAGGCAGAGACAGATAATCCTGAGACAGAACTGAAGCCCGGGATTGACTTGCTTGGACCTGTGGACCAGATCTTTTTTGATACTTATGACAGATACGAACCCACTAATGACGCAGCAGAAGATAACTGTTACATATCGGCT AGTTATGATGCAACAACACATTTTGAGTCCACGGTAGAAGATGTGATTGCCATGTACAGCAAGATAACTGGAAAG ACTCTTGACTTAAGCGTGGATCTTAGTGCTGCTAGTGCTTCCAATGAAGAGTAA
- the LOC122603646 gene encoding very-long-chain (3R)-3-hydroxyacyl-CoA dehydratase PASTICCINO 2, with protein MAGFLSNLKRLYLTAYNWVVFAGWFQVLFLTLKTLKESGHEHVYSNIEKPLLLAQSAAFLEILHGIIGLVRSPVSATLPQISSRLYVVWGILYSIPEVQTHPIVSSLVISWCITEIIRYSFFGTKEAFGSAPYWLLWLRYSTFLVLYPTGIASEIGIIYNALPYMKESGMYSIRMPNKWNFSFDYFYLAIVVLAIYVPGIPHLYGYMLGQRKKTLSKSKKA; from the exons ATGGCTGGATTTCTATCAAATCTCAAAAGATTATATCTCACTGCTTATAACTGGGTTGTATTTGCTGGATG GTTTCAAGTATTGTTTTTGACTTTGAAAACATTAAAGGAATCTGGGCATGAACATGTTTACAGTAACATTGAGAAACCACTTTTGTTAGCTCAATCTGCTGCCTTTTTAGAG ATACTACATGGGATTATAG GCTTGGTAAGATCCCCAGTTTCAGCAACACTGCCTCAAATAAGTTCTAGATTGTATGTGGTGTGGGGAATCCTGTATAGTATTCCTGAG GTTCAAACGCATCCTATTGTCAGCTCATTGGTTATCAGTTGGTGTATCACTGAG ATTATTCGGTATTCTTTCTTTGGTACAAAGGAGGCATTTGGTTCTGCTCCATACTGGCTGTTATGGCTTAG GTATAGCACCTTCCTCGTGTTGTATCCAACTGGAATTGCCAGTGAAATTGGTATTATCTATAACGCTCTACCTTATATGAAG GAATCTGGAATGTATTCCATAAGGATGCCCAACAAATGGAACTTTTCATTTGATTACTTCTATCTGGCAATTGTGGTACTCGCAATATATGTACCAG GAATTCCTCACTTGTATGGCTACATGCTTGGACAAAGAAAGAAGACtttgtcaaaatcgaaaaaggCGTGA